The Arachis duranensis cultivar V14167 chromosome 2, aradu.V14167.gnm2.J7QH, whole genome shotgun sequence genome has a window encoding:
- the LOC107473808 gene encoding LOW QUALITY PROTEIN: heat shock protein 90-6, mitochondrial-like (The sequence of the model RefSeq protein was modified relative to this genomic sequence to represent the inferred CDS: deleted 1 base in 1 codon), protein MHRLSRRCSSLSAALRHAAAPRRHLTVPLLSSISSVGEEDAKARWYSSVLSSEKSRNYQNLKKDLFLGKRYESTAAESAESNSTPSERYEYQAEVSRLMDLIVNSLYSNKEVFLRELISNASDALDKLRFLGVTEPELLKDAVDFDIRIQADKDNGVITITDTGIGMTRQELVDCLGTIAQSGTAKFLKALKDNKDAGGDNNLIGQFGVGFYSAFLVSDKVTVSTKSPKSDKQYVWEGEANASSYTIREETDPEKLIPRGTRLTLHLKRDDKGFAHPERIEKLVKNYSQFVSFPIYTWQEKGYTKEVEVDEDPAEAKKDEEDGKTEKKKTKTVVERYWDWELINETQPIWLRNPKEVTKEDYNEFYKKTFNEYLDPLASSHFTTEGEVEFRSILYVPAFAPTGKDDIINPKTKNIRLYVKRVFISDDFDGELFPRYLSFVKGVVDSNDLPLNVSREILQESRVVRIMRKRLVRKAFDMILGISMSDNREDYEKFWENFGKHLKLGCIEDCENHKRIAPLLRFFSSQSEEELISLDEYVENMKPDQKDIYYIAADSVNSAKNTPFMERLAEKDLEVLFLVDPIDEVAIQNLKSYKEKNFVDISKEDLDLGDKNEEREKEMKQEFGQTCDWIKKHLGDKVASVQISNRLSSSPCVLVSGKFGWSANMERLMKAQSMGDASSLDFMRSRRVFEINPDHPIIRNLDAAFKTNPDDQDALRAIDLLYDAALVSSGFTPDNPAQLGGKIYEMMGMALTGKWSASSGQSHPAGIQPHVPETVEAEVVDPAEASSQK, encoded by the exons ATGCACCGGCTATCAAGGCGTTGCTCCTCTCTATCCGCCGCCCTCCGCCACGCCGCCGCCCCTCGCCGTCACCTCACTGTTCCACTTCTATCTTCCATTTCTTCG GTAGGCGAGGAAGATGCTAAAGCTAGATGGTATTCTTCTGTCTTAAGTTCAGAGAAATCTAGGAATTATCAAAACTTGAAGAAAGATTTGTTCTTGGGGAAGCGATACGAGTCTACTGCTGCAGAGTCTGCTGAATCCAACTCCACACCATCTGAGAGATATGAGTACCAAGCTGAG GTTAGTCGGCTCATGGACCTCATTGTTAATAGCTTATATAGTAACAAGGAAGTGTTTCTTAGGGAACTTATCAG CAATGCAAGTGACGCCTTGGATAAGCTACGGTTTCTAGGTGTTACAGAGCCTGAACTTCTGAAAGATGCTGTTGATTTTGATATCAGAATCCAAGCTGATAAAGATAATGGGGTTATCACTATCAC TGATACAGGTATTGGTATGACAAGACAAGAACTCGTTGATTGTCTTGGAACTATTGCACAAAGTGGTACTGCAAAATTTTTGAAGGCATTGAAG GATAACAAGGATGCTGGTGGTGACAACAACTTAATTGGTCAATTTGGTGTTGGGTTCTATTCTGCCTTTTTGGTTTCTGATAAG GTAACTGTCTCTACCAAGAGCCCAAAATCTGATAAACAATATGTTTGGGAAGGAGAGGCAAATGCTAGCTCGTATACCATTAGGGAAGAGACAGATCCTGAGAAGCTGATTCCAAGGGGAACTCGTCTTACACTGCATCTTAAG AGGGATGATAAAGGTTTTGCTCATCCAGAGCGAATtgaaaagcttgtg aaaaactATTCACAATTTGTCTCGTTCCCGATATACACTTGGCAGGAAAAAGGATACACCAAAGAA GTTGAGGTTGATGAGGATCCAGCTGAAGCAAAAAAAGACGAAGAAGATGGGAAGACTGAG AAGAAGAAGACTAAGACTGTTGTTGAGCGCTACTGGGATTGGGAGCTCATAAATGAGACTCAACCAATTTGG CTTCGTAACCCAAAAGAAGTCACCAAGGAGGATTACAATGAATTTTACAAGAAAACTTTTAATGAGTATTTGGACCCATTAGCATCATCACACTTTACCACAGAG GGTGAAGTAGAATTTAGGTCTATATTATATGTTCCTGCTTTTGCTCCTACAGGGAAGGATGACATAATCAATCCCAAGACTAAGAATATAAGACTATATGTTAAGAGAGTATTCATTTCGGATGACTTTGATGGAGAGCTG TTCCCCCGATACTTAAGCTTTGTCAAGGGTGTGGTTGACTCAAATGACCTTCCACTCAATGTGTCACGTGAAATTCTCCAAGAAAGTCGCGTA GTGCGGATTATGAGGAAACGTTTAGTTCGGAAAGCTTTTGACATGATTTTGGGGATATCTATGAGTGATAACAGGGAG GACTATGAGAAGTTCTGGGAGAATTTTGGCAAACATTTGAAACTGGGTTGTATTGAAGATTGTGAGAATCACAAACGCATCGCTCCATTGCTTAGGTTTTTCTCATCCCAAAGTGAAGAAGAACTGATCAGCTTGGATGAATATGTTGAGAACATGAAGCCTGAtcaaaaagatatttattaCATTGCAGCTGATAGTGTGAATAGTGCAAAGAACACACCTTTCATGGAGAGACTTGCAGAGAAGGATCTTGAA GTACTGTTTCTGGTGGATCCAATTGATGAGGTTGCTATTCAAAACCTCAAGTCATATAAGGAAAAGAATTTTGTTGATATTAGCAAGGAAGACTTGGATCTAG GTGATAAGAatgaagaaagggaaaaggaGATGAAACAGGAATTTGGCCAAACTTGTGACTGGATTAAGAAACATTTGGGGGATAAAGTTGCAAGTGTGCAAATTTCAAACAGACTAAGCTCTTCACCCTGTGTTCTGGTGTCAGGAAAATTTGGTTGGTCTGCAAACATGGAAAG GCTAATGAAGGCACAATCTATGGGCGATGCCTCTAGCTTGGATTTCATGAGAAGCAGAAGGGTGTTTGAGATCAATCCTGACCACCCTATTATCAGGAACTTAGAT GCTGCATTCAAAACAAACCCTGATGATCAAGATGCCCTCAGAGCTATTGACCTTCTCTATGATGCAGCTTTGGTTTCCAGTGGTTTTACA CCTGATAATCCAGCGCAGCTTGGAGGGAAGATATATGAGATGATGGGTATGGCTCTGACCGGTAAATGGTCTGCGTCTTCTGGTCAGTCTCATCCCGCAGGAATCCAGCCCCATGTCCCTGAAACCGTAGAAGCTGAGGTGGTTGACCCTGCTGAGGCAAGCAGTCAGAAATGA